One region of Salvia miltiorrhiza cultivar Shanhuang (shh) chromosome 3, IMPLAD_Smil_shh, whole genome shotgun sequence genomic DNA includes:
- the LOC131017790 gene encoding uncharacterized protein LOC131017790, which produces MIANLLSLSLQLFYHCFRDTEREIMEGPSWSGHFPAAARYQRCFICPTCNARSCRRLQSHTLKNPGRFFFSCPDDNFFKWEDEVRPHEWIEVPNCGGCGAGVCRVRKETAGPNAGRIMFMCRVKEGEGSCGYRVWQDELEMIEACQAEERALSRSGIVNCNGEVTDAVEVSKQRDEGTDHVSPSVETCDDLMCREVTSSRRMDREVVSGKMDRLKYPEEKSNLTSRRPHKRSRYGDIIASGFPISASFSTVRVALNSTSTRHCWMVDALRENLSTELNGWWGRLVFRPKRCLMTYALKPSISCVSNPLESTFVVEDILVNLSGSITPQRNSKGVESNRKLSLNLEQHHSPIDSTYVVQEKILVNYSDATTSTRSLLGARNHSEPLVTQAKRNSAAITLSPVFLKEPSCKPTTRGGMSNSISNVFHQAAERLQDELLDRLETMAVKDHAAMSREAEATFAALDCLLLDYQDFKWRVEELIRCASQLVEIDRAMPTSDSFQKLVEICSRERGRLDEINHKHAEAVEALINSKKHVKVLQEEISSTLDWLFQIESDVSCCEVEMRCLELQLEETSKNKEVLEGKYLIASKELEESQKLLLEQREVERNAAKAAFDRARALLRG; this is translated from the exons ATGATTGCAAacctcctttctctctctctacaactTTTTTATCACTGCTTCAGAGatacagagagagagataatgGAAGGGCCGTCGTGGTCGGGGCACTTCCCCGCCGCCGCCCGCTACCAGCGGTGCTTCATCTGCCCCACGTGCAACGCCAGAAGCTGCCGCCGCCTTCAGTCCCACACCCTCAAAAACCCCGGTCGCTTCTTCTTCTCTTGCCCCGAT GACAATTTTTTCAAGTGGGAAGACGAGGTGAGGCCCCATGAATGGATCGAGGTGCCTAACTGCGGCGGTTGTGGGGCCGGAGTTTGCCGGGTTAGGAAGGAAACCGCCGGACCCAATGCGGGTCGGATCATGTTCATGTGCAGGGTAAAGGAG GGAGAAGGTTCTTGTGGCTATAGAGTTTGGCAAGACGAGCTAGAAATGATAGAAGCTTGTCAGGCAGAGGAAAGGGCTCTGTCTCGATCAGGAATCGTAAATTGCAACGGTGAAGTTACTGATGCAGTCGAGGTCAGCAAGCAGAGAGATGAAGGGACGGATCATGTATCGCCTTCCGTTGAAACTTGTGATGATCTCATGTGTCGTGAAGTAACCTCCTCTCGGAGGATGGATCGTGAAGTAGTATCTGGTAAAATGGATCGCTTGAAATACCCGGAAGAAAAATCTAATTTGACTTCAAGGAGACCTCACAAACGATCACGTTATGGTGACATAATAG CTTCGGGTTTTCCAATTTCTGCTAGCTTTTCGACAGTACGTGTAGCTCTGAACTCTACGTCAACTAGACACTGTTGGATGGTGGATGCACTCCGTGAGAATTTAAGTACTGAACTGAATGGCTGGTGGGGAAGGCTTGTTTTCCGTCCGAAGCGCTGCCTGATGACTTATGCACTGAAACCATCCATCTCGT GTGTTTCCAACCCCCTAGAGTCCACTTTTGTGGTGGAAGACATTTTGGTGAACCTTAGTGGTTCAATCACCCCACAGAGAAATTCGAAGGGAGTTGAAAGCAATAGAAAGCTTTCTCTGAATCTGGAACAGCATCATAGTCCTATAGACTCCACTTATGTGGTACAGGAAAAGATTCTGGTAAATTATAGCGACGCTACAACTTCAACAAGGAGTCTTCTTGGAGCTAGAAATCATAGCGAGCCACTCGTCACTCAGGCCAAGCGTAACAGTGCAGCAATTACACTTTCTCCTGTTTTTCTAAAGGAACCATCCTGCAAGCCAACGACTCGAGGTGGTATGTCGAACTCAATCTCGAATGTATTTCATCAAGCTGCTGAGCGCCTTCAGGACGAGCTTCTCGACCGTCTGGAGACAATGGCTGTTAAAGACCACGCGGCCATGAGTCGGGAGGCAGAAGCTACGTTTGCTGCTCTAGATTGCTTGCTCTTGGATTATCAAGATTTCAAGTGGCGCGTGGAGGAACTGATCCGTTGTGCTTCACAGTTGGTTGAGATTGACCGAGCTATGCCCACGAGTGATTCTTTTCAGAAGTTAGTCGAGATTTGTTCTCGTGAGAGAGGGAGACTGGATGAGATCAACCACAAACATGCTGAGGCAGTCGAAGCCCTGATCAACAGCAAGAAGCATGTAAAAGTTTTGCAAGAAGAGATCTCTTCTACCCTGGACTGGCTTTTCCAGATTGAATCTGATGTATCTTGTTGTGAGGTTGAGATGAGATGTTTGGAGCTTCAGCTCGAGGAAACATCCAAAAACAAGGAGGTGTTGGAGGGAAAGTATTTGATTGCATCTAAAGAACTAGAAGAGTCACAGAAACTCCTCCTCGAGCAGAGAGAAGTGGAACGAAATGCTGCAAAGGCTGCATTCGACAGGGCAAGAGCGTTGCTACGAGGATAG